The genomic DNA AACCCGTAATCTTTAAAGGTTACCCGCATGTTTTCACCATTTTCCAAATCAATTGTCATCCAACAACCTTTTACCTGACATACATTGACAACTTTTCCTTTGATAGTTGTCTCCATATATTCCTTGTCTTTCATTTCATTGCTGAGTGAAGCGGCTGCCAAAGCATTGGCATTTTCAATGGTATCACCAAAAACCCAGTAAGAAAAAGTTTCTTCGCCGGATTTCTCTGCTTTTTTTTCACTTTCCTGATTACATGCTGTAAATAAAATGCCTGCCAGAAAAAAGGTAAAAATCAATCTTAAATTCATAATATTTTATTGTTATAATGCAAAAATACGGAGATTTATTCAAAATCCTTGAAAAAATATTCAGAAGCTTGTTATTATCCTTAAATTTGCTCCAAAATTATATATGTATAAAAAAATAGGAATATTAGGTGGCGGGCAGCTGGGCAGAATGTTTATTCAGCAGACACTTAATTACGATTTCTATTACAAAGTATTGGATCCGGATGCGGATTGTCCCTGCAAACCATTTTGTCATGAGTTTGTAAACAACTCTTTTAATGATGAGGATACAGTCTATGATTTCGGGAAAGATTG from Chitinophagaceae bacterium includes the following:
- a CDS encoding DUF4920 domain-containing protein, giving the protein MNLRLIFTFFLAGILFTACNQESEKKAEKSGEETFSYWVFGDTIENANALAAASLSNEMKDKEYMETTIKGKVVNVCQVKGCWMTIDLENGENMRVTFKDYGFFVPKNIHNQEIIAAGFAYTDTTSVEALRHYAEDAGWEKEEIEKITEPEIELLFEAHGILLAKDADLEPNMDY
- a CDS encoding 5-(carboxyamino)imidazole ribonucleotide synthase, which translates into the protein MYKKIGILGGGQLGRMFIQQTLNYDFYYKVLDPDADCPCKPFCHEFVNNSFNDEDTVYDFGKD